In Bremerella alba, one DNA window encodes the following:
- the msrA gene encoding peptide-methionine (S)-S-oxide reductase MsrA translates to MADFQTATFGGGCFWCTEAVFLELRGVKSVQSGYAGGHVANPTYEQICTKKTGHAEVIQITYDPDQISYEGLLEIFFQTHDPTTKDQQGNDVGPQYRSAVFYHSDEQKQTAKQFIGKLEESNAFSAPIVTEVTEINNYYSAENYHQDYVANNPGNPYCAMVVRPKLDKFRQQFAEKLK, encoded by the coding sequence ATGGCAGATTTCCAAACGGCAACTTTCGGCGGCGGGTGCTTCTGGTGCACCGAGGCCGTGTTTCTAGAGCTTCGTGGCGTGAAGAGCGTGCAGTCCGGCTATGCCGGTGGGCACGTTGCCAATCCAACCTACGAGCAAATCTGCACCAAGAAGACCGGGCACGCCGAGGTGATTCAAATTACTTACGACCCCGATCAGATCAGCTACGAAGGTTTGCTGGAGATCTTCTTTCAAACGCACGACCCAACCACCAAAGACCAGCAAGGTAACGACGTCGGCCCGCAGTATCGCAGTGCGGTCTTCTACCATTCGGACGAGCAGAAGCAGACAGCCAAGCAGTTCATCGGCAAGCTTGAAGAAAGCAACGCATTCTCGGCCCCGATCGTGACCGAAGTGACCGAGATCAACAACTATTACTCGGCCGAAAACTACCACCAGGATTACGTCGCCAATAACCCCGGCAACCCGTACTGCGCGATGGTCGTTCGCCCAAAGCTCGACAAGTTTCGCCAGCAATTTGCTGAGAAGCTGAAGTAA
- the uvrA gene encoding excinuclease ABC subunit UvrA — translation MDFHRDKLSTIDPTQDTSSISVRGARVHNLKNVDIDLPRDQLIVITGPSGSGKSSLALDTLYAEGQRQYVESLSVYARQFLDQMERPDVDLIVGLQPTICIDQRTGSQNPRSTVATITEIYDYLRLLMARLGQPHCWKCDRPITQQTAEQIQDRLLALPEETKLMIMAPMVQGRKGVHKEVFDRIRREGLLRVRVDDEVYQIDEVPELNPKKNHTVEAVVDRIIIREGLRARMSDSVTMALKLGDGRLLSCHLDTTLVDSKHPKGTWVDHIFNTELACTECNLSFIDIEPRTFSFNSPYGTCPKCEGLGICEEFDPDLVVPDHELSIDDGAIAPWRGLTAAALTKVAKGLDTWLGKHKLDRTSKLSDWTEDQRTKLLSGEGNPWLGVLIALEKEYVTTTRKKRLDQLGKFRGKLPCPACHGARLRPEALAVRVADYNIHQIVRLSINDSRTFFDDLEFDEHEIQIATPIVREIAKRLAFLEKVGADYLTLDRAADTLSGGELQRVRLATGIGSGLVGICYILDEPSIGLHSRDNHRLIEALVELRDHGNTVIVVEHDEAIMRVADRLVDVGPGAGSRGGQIIAEGTPEVVSHVEASITGQYLSGRTKIDVPAIRRKVAKSRMISIEGATTNNLKDVAVQVPLGAFVCVTGVSGSGKSSLVNETITPALLRRLGQPSQRPGAFSSLRGISQIDKVIPIDQSPIGRTPRSNPATYTGVFDEIRKVFADTRQAKQYGYKASRFSFNVKGGRCEECQGQGLRKIEMNFLPDLFVECPQCHGKRFNRQTLRVKYKELSIADVLNLPIEEAAEFFDAVPAIQRVLASLCDVGLGYLSLGQPSTTLSGGEAQRIKLATELARTETGSTLYVLDEPTTGLHFEDIRRLLSVLSRLVDKGNTVLVIEHNLDVIKCADWLIDLGPEGGDGGGHIIATGTPEQVAEVEASYTGQYLKPLLNGYNGQ, via the coding sequence GTGGATTTTCATCGAGACAAGCTCTCTACCATCGACCCGACGCAAGATACGTCCTCTATCAGCGTCCGCGGGGCCCGCGTTCATAATCTGAAGAACGTCGATATCGACCTTCCGCGAGACCAACTGATCGTCATCACTGGCCCCAGCGGCAGCGGAAAAAGCTCGCTGGCGCTCGACACGTTGTACGCCGAGGGTCAGCGGCAGTATGTCGAAAGTCTCTCGGTCTATGCCCGGCAGTTCCTCGATCAGATGGAACGCCCCGATGTCGACTTGATCGTCGGCCTGCAGCCCACCATCTGCATCGACCAGCGTACCGGCAGTCAAAACCCGCGCAGCACCGTCGCGACCATCACCGAGATCTACGACTATCTTCGCCTGCTCATGGCTCGGCTCGGGCAGCCGCATTGCTGGAAGTGCGATCGACCGATCACGCAGCAAACGGCCGAACAAATTCAAGATCGCTTGCTGGCCCTGCCGGAAGAAACCAAGCTGATGATCATGGCCCCGATGGTTCAGGGGCGCAAGGGGGTTCATAAAGAGGTCTTCGATCGTATTCGTCGCGAAGGCCTGCTGCGGGTACGCGTCGACGACGAGGTCTACCAAATCGACGAAGTTCCGGAACTCAATCCGAAAAAGAACCACACCGTCGAAGCCGTCGTCGATCGCATCATCATCCGCGAAGGGCTGCGCGCTCGGATGAGCGACTCGGTAACCATGGCCTTGAAACTGGGCGATGGCCGGCTTCTGTCCTGCCACTTAGACACCACCCTTGTCGACAGCAAGCACCCCAAAGGCACCTGGGTCGATCACATCTTCAATACCGAGCTGGCCTGCACCGAGTGCAACCTGAGCTTCATCGACATCGAACCCCGTACGTTCAGCTTCAACAGTCCTTACGGCACGTGCCCTAAGTGCGAAGGCCTGGGCATCTGCGAAGAGTTCGACCCTGACCTGGTCGTCCCTGATCACGAGCTTTCGATCGACGACGGGGCGATCGCCCCCTGGCGTGGGCTGACGGCGGCCGCTTTAACCAAGGTCGCCAAAGGGCTCGACACGTGGCTCGGCAAACACAAGCTCGACCGCACCTCAAAGCTCAGTGACTGGACCGAAGACCAACGCACCAAACTCCTTTCCGGCGAAGGCAACCCTTGGCTAGGTGTGCTGATCGCTCTGGAAAAAGAGTACGTCACCACGACCCGTAAGAAGCGGCTCGACCAACTCGGCAAGTTCCGCGGCAAGCTCCCCTGCCCTGCTTGTCATGGCGCACGGCTGCGGCCCGAAGCGCTTGCCGTGCGCGTGGCCGATTACAACATTCACCAGATTGTGCGTCTGAGCATCAACGATTCCCGCACGTTTTTTGACGACCTCGAGTTCGACGAACACGAGATCCAAATCGCCACCCCCATCGTCCGCGAGATCGCCAAGCGGCTGGCCTTTTTAGAGAAGGTCGGGGCCGATTACCTCACCCTCGACCGCGCCGCCGATACGCTTAGCGGGGGCGAACTGCAACGTGTTCGCCTAGCCACCGGTATCGGTAGCGGGTTGGTCGGCATCTGCTACATCTTGGACGAACCTTCGATCGGGCTCCACTCGCGCGACAATCACCGCTTGATCGAAGCATTGGTCGAACTGCGCGACCATGGCAACACGGTCATCGTGGTCGAACACGACGAAGCGATCATGCGCGTCGCCGATCGCCTGGTCGATGTCGGCCCCGGCGCCGGCAGCCGCGGTGGGCAGATCATCGCTGAAGGTACGCCGGAAGTTGTCTCCCATGTCGAAGCATCGATCACCGGCCAATACCTCAGCGGCCGCACGAAGATCGATGTCCCGGCCATCCGCCGCAAGGTGGCTAAGTCACGCATGATTTCGATCGAAGGCGCGACGACCAACAACTTGAAGGACGTTGCCGTTCAAGTTCCCTTGGGCGCGTTCGTCTGCGTCACCGGGGTCAGCGGCAGCGGCAAGAGTTCGCTTGTCAACGAAACGATCACTCCCGCTCTGCTTCGCCGATTGGGGCAACCGTCGCAGCGACCTGGGGCGTTCAGCAGTTTGCGTGGCATCAGCCAGATCGACAAGGTCATCCCAATCGATCAGTCCCCTATTGGCCGCACACCACGCAGCAACCCGGCGACCTACACCGGCGTGTTCGATGAAATCCGCAAGGTGTTCGCCGACACGCGGCAAGCCAAGCAGTACGGCTACAAAGCGTCACGATTCAGCTTCAACGTCAAGGGTGGCCGCTGCGAGGAATGCCAAGGCCAAGGCCTCAGGAAGATCGAAATGAACTTCCTGCCAGATCTGTTCGTCGAGTGCCCTCAGTGCCACGGCAAACGCTTCAACCGCCAGACGCTGCGGGTCAAATACAAAGAGCTTTCGATCGCCGACGTATTGAACCTGCCGATCGAAGAAGCCGCTGAATTTTTCGACGCCGTCCCAGCGATCCAACGCGTGCTGGCGAGCCTGTGCGATGTGGGACTCGGCTATCTCTCGCTCGGTCAACCTAGCACGACCCTTTCCGGCGGCGAAGCCCAACGCATCAAACTGGCCACCGAGCTTGCCCGAACCGAAACCGGCAGCACCTTGTATGTGCTCGACGAACCCACCACAGGGCTCCACTTCGAGGACATCCGCCGCCTGCTATCGGTCCTCAGTCGCCTGGTCGACAAGGGGAACACCGTCCTGGTGATCGAACATAACCTGGACGTGATCAAGTGCGCCGACTGGCTCATCGACCTCGGCCCCGAAGGTGGCGACGGCGGCGGCCACATCATCGCCACCGGTACGCCCGAACAAGTCGCTGAAGTAGAAGCAAGCTATACCGGGCAGTACCTAAAACCACTGCTCAACGGTTACAACGGGCAGTAA
- a CDS encoding DUF3050 domain-containing protein, whose protein sequence is MPMIIMPPSAQERLDRIEQVLAPQRQDLLDHPVYQQIGNADALKVFMQYHVFAVWDFMSLLKALQLKLTCTTVPWLPTDNNLGRRLVNEIVLAEESDEDGEGGFSSHFELYQTSMRQIEADSYFIDRFLQRLDNGRDVTAALYEADLPRPIVQFVTNTFDLIASDNLCAIASGFTYGREDLLPGVFQKIVAQVNQELSGSASKFVYYLDRHIELDGDSHGPMAHRLLSHLCGEDDAKWQAAEDAAVRSLEARLLLWNGMLDALAY, encoded by the coding sequence ATGCCCATGATTATCATGCCTCCTTCGGCGCAGGAGCGCCTCGACCGTATTGAACAGGTTCTCGCACCTCAGCGGCAAGATTTGCTCGACCACCCGGTCTACCAGCAAATTGGCAATGCCGATGCGCTGAAGGTCTTCATGCAGTACCACGTCTTCGCGGTCTGGGATTTCATGTCCCTGCTCAAGGCCCTGCAGTTGAAGCTCACCTGCACGACCGTTCCCTGGCTACCCACCGACAACAACCTGGGTCGCCGTCTGGTGAACGAAATTGTGCTGGCCGAAGAGAGCGACGAAGATGGCGAAGGGGGCTTCAGCAGTCACTTCGAGTTGTACCAAACCTCGATGCGTCAGATCGAAGCCGATAGCTATTTCATCGATCGCTTCCTCCAACGGCTCGACAATGGTCGAGACGTCACAGCCGCACTGTACGAAGCCGACCTACCACGTCCGATCGTGCAGTTCGTGACCAACACGTTCGACCTGATCGCGAGCGACAATCTCTGCGCGATCGCATCTGGCTTCACCTACGGCCGTGAAGATCTTCTGCCTGGCGTCTTTCAAAAGATCGTCGCTCAGGTCAATCAAGAGCTATCTGGCTCGGCATCGAAATTTGTCTATTACCTCGACCGACACATCGAGCTCGACGGCGACTCGCACGGCCCAATGGCCCATCGCCTGCTTTCGCACTTGTGCGGCGAAGACGATGCCAAATGGCAAGCAGCCGAAGACGCAGCCGTACGCAGCCTGGAAGCCAGACTGCTGTTGTGGAACGGCATGCTCGACGCACTGGCCTATTAG
- a CDS encoding arylsulfatase — MMTRTFAIWLLAIAGLGFVFPNFAEAKKPNIIYILADDLGIGDLGCYGQEKFETPNIDRLAAEGMKFSQHYSGSTVCAPTRSVLMTGLHTGHTPVRGNAEVKPVGQEPIPADTITLPKLLKEAGYTTGAFGKWGLGYPGSEGDPNKQGFDVFYGYNCQRNAHTYYPTWMFDNEKKIELDGKTYSHDLIMDRALQFIRDNKDKPFFCYLPIAIPHAAMHVPEEYVAPYRQKFSEYENKIGKYAGPPVKNPIAAFAGMCTKMDEDVGRVMHLVKQLGLDDDTIIMFTSDNGAHKEGGHDPDFFNSNGPYRGHKRDLIDGGIRAPFIIRWPGHVKAGSESDLISAHWDVLPTLCQLAGADIPAGIDGISMLPTLTGEGAQPQHDYLYWEFLERGGKRAVRMGQWKAVQNNMTNNPDAHISLYNIDKDIEENVDLSEHHPLVIAKVREIFDEAHVENDRFKFKFERK; from the coding sequence ATGATGACCCGCACATTTGCCATTTGGTTGTTGGCCATTGCCGGCCTTGGTTTTGTTTTTCCAAATTTCGCCGAAGCCAAAAAGCCAAACATTATTTACATCCTTGCCGACGATCTGGGGATTGGCGATCTTGGTTGCTATGGCCAAGAGAAGTTCGAGACCCCCAACATCGACCGCTTGGCCGCCGAGGGAATGAAGTTCTCGCAGCACTACAGCGGCAGCACGGTTTGTGCACCTACCCGCAGTGTGCTGATGACGGGGCTGCACACCGGGCACACGCCGGTTCGCGGTAATGCTGAAGTGAAACCGGTCGGGCAAGAGCCTATTCCGGCCGATACGATCACCCTGCCGAAACTGCTTAAGGAAGCAGGCTACACGACCGGTGCGTTCGGCAAATGGGGCCTTGGCTATCCTGGTTCCGAAGGGGATCCCAACAAGCAAGGCTTCGATGTTTTCTACGGTTACAACTGCCAACGGAATGCTCATACTTACTACCCGACTTGGATGTTCGACAACGAGAAGAAGATAGAGCTCGACGGCAAGACCTACTCACACGATTTGATCATGGACCGCGCCTTGCAGTTCATTCGCGACAATAAGGACAAGCCCTTCTTTTGCTACCTGCCGATCGCTATCCCGCACGCCGCGATGCACGTGCCGGAAGAGTATGTGGCTCCTTACCGGCAGAAGTTCTCGGAGTATGAAAACAAGATCGGCAAGTACGCCGGGCCTCCCGTTAAAAACCCCATTGCCGCGTTCGCCGGAATGTGCACCAAAATGGACGAGGACGTCGGCCGCGTGATGCACCTGGTTAAGCAACTTGGTTTGGACGACGACACAATCATTATGTTCACCAGCGATAACGGGGCTCACAAGGAAGGTGGTCACGATCCCGACTTCTTCAACAGCAACGGACCTTATCGCGGTCACAAACGCGACCTGATCGACGGCGGTATTCGGGCTCCTTTCATTATTCGTTGGCCTGGCCATGTGAAAGCGGGCAGCGAAAGCGATCTGATCAGCGCTCACTGGGATGTGTTGCCGACGCTTTGTCAACTTGCCGGAGCCGACATTCCTGCCGGCATCGACGGGATCAGCATGTTGCCGACTCTCACCGGCGAAGGGGCTCAGCCGCAGCACGATTACCTGTACTGGGAATTCTTGGAACGGGGCGGCAAACGGGCCGTTCGCATGGGCCAATGGAAAGCGGTTCAAAACAACATGACCAACAATCCTGATGCCCACATATCGCTGTACAACATCGACAAGGACATCGAAGAAAACGTCGACCTTTCCGAGCATCACCCGCTGGTGATTGCCAAGGTTCGCGAGATCTTCGACGAAGCCCACGTCGAGAACGACCGCTTCAAGTTCAAGTTTGAACGGAAGTAA
- a CDS encoding thioredoxin family protein, producing the protein MNESLSQVPLSGNSESAPGRKRIFHFWRCFWLTFLVVSLAFAWYSYYAPSNSIAWADNYAAAERQAAKTGKPIILCFTGQWCVPCRIMKRQVWADEQVTAMVNARFIPVAIDVDDPENATVMSRYKVSGPPVTIVIDPQGEVLQWRTGGIGKPEFLELIQASNPSAAKDL; encoded by the coding sequence ATGAATGAATCGCTATCCCAAGTACCATTGTCCGGCAACTCTGAATCAGCGCCAGGTCGCAAGAGAATCTTTCATTTCTGGCGTTGCTTCTGGCTGACCTTTCTGGTGGTCTCACTGGCATTCGCTTGGTATAGCTATTATGCCCCCTCCAATAGCATCGCCTGGGCGGACAACTATGCTGCAGCCGAGCGACAAGCAGCCAAAACGGGCAAGCCGATCATCCTTTGCTTCACCGGCCAGTGGTGCGTACCGTGCCGGATTATGAAACGCCAGGTATGGGCGGACGAACAGGTAACGGCCATGGTCAACGCGAGGTTCATACCGGTAGCAATTGACGTGGATGACCCAGAGAACGCTACGGTAATGTCTCGCTACAAAGTCAGCGGCCCACCAGTCACGATCGTGATTGATCCCCAAGGAGAAGTCTTGCAGTGGCGAACCGGAGGAATCGGGAAGCCGGAGTTCCTCGAATTGATCCAGGCTTCGAACCCATCCGCCGCAAAAGACTTGTAA
- a CDS encoding LamG-like jellyroll fold domain-containing protein → MSNATPSHLYQELERLLGEYANGEISRDGLDRLEEILKQSPEARKEYIEFFRVHAGLYDLVEEFSHRDSRSETTMANLKGSRQSELRPFWSPFAIACLAACLLIASFVFFSSGENNLADPQSNATQVSRTSRSFTLPYTTTTQPIAVISRMVDVVMAPGETALHIGQSLPPQQVTLQAGLVQFDFLNGVTVVVEGTVKLELVSQTRCKLYRGQARVYASSQEDGFTLETEDATFIDRGTEFGVRVTPGKEAEVHVIDGQVDVLQRASAETTNSVTTGNAVTVSSNHPPQDIGFRPDDFPSINGVAQRLSAQTAERFQQWRNNRQEILEDEDLVVFYDFQSNPDNAQQVVNRVSSGLDGTIVGCKIAEGRWPGKESLEFKGFHDRVRINIPGEFDAITLSAWIRIDGFDRPFSSIMLTDYFQDGHIHWQFRSDGRVEMGIRPKHEERILYLSDPELGFDDLGRWLHLVTVFDPNLGRVFHYLDGKLILNAPIETGREGDFRAPTETLDKLRIGYAELGNWRRKDPGEPYSIRSLNGRMDEFAVYSRALSETEVVRLFEIGKP, encoded by the coding sequence ATGAGTAATGCGACACCTTCCCATCTCTATCAGGAACTAGAGCGGCTGCTCGGAGAGTACGCCAACGGCGAAATCTCTCGGGACGGATTAGATCGACTCGAGGAAATTCTAAAACAGAGTCCCGAGGCGCGGAAGGAATACATCGAGTTCTTTCGGGTTCACGCCGGTTTGTACGACTTGGTTGAAGAATTTTCACATCGTGATTCGCGCAGCGAAACTACGATGGCGAACTTAAAAGGAAGTCGTCAATCTGAACTGCGGCCATTTTGGTCGCCGTTCGCAATCGCATGCCTTGCCGCATGCCTATTAATTGCAAGTTTCGTTTTCTTTTCGTCCGGAGAGAATAACCTCGCGGATCCACAATCGAACGCGACGCAGGTGAGTCGGACTAGCCGCTCGTTCACGCTTCCCTACACGACAACCACGCAACCCATCGCCGTCATTTCGCGCATGGTTGATGTCGTGATGGCTCCGGGGGAAACGGCACTGCATATTGGCCAAAGCTTGCCGCCACAGCAGGTCACCTTACAGGCAGGTCTCGTGCAGTTTGACTTTCTCAATGGAGTGACCGTAGTCGTCGAAGGGACGGTCAAATTAGAACTGGTCTCGCAGACGCGTTGCAAATTGTACCGCGGCCAGGCTCGGGTCTATGCGTCTTCACAAGAGGATGGGTTCACCCTCGAAACAGAAGATGCGACCTTCATTGATCGAGGAACGGAATTTGGTGTTCGCGTTACTCCAGGGAAGGAGGCGGAAGTTCACGTCATTGATGGACAAGTCGACGTACTGCAACGCGCATCCGCGGAAACAACTAATTCGGTCACCACCGGAAATGCCGTGACCGTTTCCTCGAACCACCCACCGCAAGATATTGGCTTTCGGCCGGATGACTTTCCGAGCATCAACGGGGTTGCCCAGCGACTCTCCGCTCAGACGGCCGAACGTTTCCAACAGTGGCGAAACAATCGACAAGAGATACTGGAAGATGAAGATCTCGTGGTCTTCTACGACTTTCAGTCCAATCCCGATAATGCTCAGCAGGTCGTCAATCGCGTCAGCAGTGGGTTGGACGGCACGATCGTGGGCTGCAAAATCGCAGAAGGCCGCTGGCCGGGGAAGGAATCGCTCGAATTCAAAGGATTTCATGATCGCGTGCGGATCAACATACCTGGTGAGTTCGATGCGATTACCCTAAGTGCCTGGATACGCATCGATGGTTTCGATCGACCATTTAGCTCGATCATGCTGACCGACTACTTTCAAGACGGGCACATCCATTGGCAGTTCCGCTCTGATGGTCGTGTGGAAATGGGCATTCGACCAAAACATGAAGAGCGTATTCTCTATCTCTCAGATCCTGAATTAGGCTTCGACGACCTGGGGCGATGGTTGCACCTGGTGACGGTCTTCGATCCGAACTTGGGCAGAGTCTTTCATTATCTCGACGGAAAATTGATTTTGAACGCCCCCATCGAGACCGGCCGAGAAGGTGACTTTCGGGCACCTACCGAAACGCTCGATAAACTGAGAATCGGTTACGCGGAGCTTGGAAACTGGCGTCGCAAAGATCCTGGCGAACCCTATTCGATTCGAAGTCTAAATGGACGGATGGACGAGTTCGCCGTTTATTCTCGAGCACTGAGCGAAACCGAAGTTGTGCGGTTGTTTGAGATTGGCAAGCCATGA
- a CDS encoding polysaccharide pyruvyl transferase family protein — protein sequence MKRRTFLQTSVAAALASKVYAAPAKRPRIILRSSWQVVNIGDIAHTPGVMALLEKYLPEAEVTLWASGDFSEEVHAMEAKRFPDMRVVKGSIGESGKFSNAELKDAVNSCDFLLHGSGPSFVARRDVGRFVQHTKKPFGIYGITYGGADRETIDLMSSAKFVYFRDSISLKKAKQDGIQSPIMEFGPDGAFACDLRDDAAADAYLKKVGLERGEFLCCITRLRYTPYWEVKQGRKLDEKRHARNKAMKDHDHQPIREAIAKVVTETDKKVLLCPEDMTQMKVTKQNIYDHLSDEVKQNVVWRDKFWLTDQALSTYVRSAGFFGLEMHSPIMCIGNGVPAIVGRFEEQTSKGFMWQDIGLGDWLFDVDQPEQVAQYPSSVLDLVKRPEHAQQMVAQAQAIVTRRQRESMEVVRQLVGL from the coding sequence ATGAAGCGTCGTACGTTCTTGCAAACTTCCGTGGCTGCCGCGTTGGCTTCTAAGGTCTATGCGGCGCCGGCCAAGCGGCCGCGGATCATTCTGCGGTCTTCCTGGCAAGTCGTGAACATCGGTGACATCGCCCACACACCAGGGGTGATGGCATTGCTCGAGAAGTACCTGCCGGAGGCCGAAGTCACGCTGTGGGCCTCAGGCGACTTCTCGGAAGAGGTCCACGCGATGGAAGCCAAGCGGTTTCCCGACATGCGTGTCGTAAAAGGTTCTATCGGTGAGTCGGGTAAGTTTTCCAACGCCGAGTTGAAAGATGCCGTCAATTCGTGTGACTTTCTGCTGCATGGCTCGGGCCCTTCCTTTGTGGCCCGCCGTGACGTGGGGCGGTTTGTCCAACACACGAAGAAGCCATTTGGTATTTATGGCATCACCTATGGCGGCGCCGATCGGGAAACGATCGACCTGATGAGCTCTGCCAAGTTTGTTTACTTTCGTGATTCGATCTCGTTGAAGAAGGCGAAGCAGGATGGCATCCAGAGCCCGATCATGGAGTTCGGCCCTGATGGTGCGTTTGCCTGCGACCTGCGAGACGATGCCGCTGCGGATGCCTACTTGAAGAAAGTGGGGCTCGAGCGGGGCGAGTTTCTGTGCTGCATTACCCGCTTACGGTACACGCCTTATTGGGAAGTGAAGCAGGGGCGAAAGCTCGACGAAAAACGGCATGCTCGTAATAAGGCGATGAAGGACCACGACCACCAGCCGATCCGCGAGGCGATTGCTAAGGTGGTGACCGAGACCGACAAAAAGGTGCTCTTATGTCCCGAGGATATGACCCAAATGAAGGTCACCAAGCAAAACATCTACGACCATCTGTCGGACGAGGTGAAGCAGAACGTAGTCTGGCGCGACAAATTTTGGCTCACCGATCAGGCCCTCAGCACGTACGTTCGCTCGGCTGGGTTCTTCGGGCTGGAAATGCACTCGCCGATCATGTGTATTGGCAACGGCGTTCCGGCGATCGTCGGCAGGTTTGAAGAGCAGACCTCCAAAGGGTTTATGTGGCAAGATATTGGCCTGGGTGATTGGCTGTTCGATGTCGATCAACCAGAGCAAGTCGCCCAGTATCCGTCCTCCGTGTTAGACTTAGTGAAGCGGCCAGAGCACGCCCAGCAAATGGTTGCCCAAGCCCAGGCCATTGTGACCAGGCGGCAACGCGAGTCGATGGAAGTCGTTCGCCAGTTGGTTGGTCTCTGA
- a CDS encoding DUF1559 domain-containing protein: MIRKKFSGFTLVELLVVIAIIGVLVALLLPAVQQAREAARRIQCSNNLKQIGLALHNYHDTYRAFPAGYRIDHNNGETSPTYGWTVALLPFIEQDNLYEALSPHQPRPLAEVYVSGASTTDRQLLQTRIDGYRCPSDVTADLNNLCKFGNTAHFEVATSNYVAIAGDGSNPTVDFSVTPAKARDSLGMFWGDSFLSFRDMVDGSSNVVVVSERDGGKASGNGTFKAAAWLGNGRQNYNSDYAAARCLARSSFGINRDFYAISSSGNQGKGVSSLHPGGVQVVMGDGSVNFMAETVNISTVFNPLCRRADGAVVGDY, translated from the coding sequence ATGATTCGAAAGAAATTCTCCGGGTTCACACTGGTTGAATTATTGGTGGTGATTGCGATCATCGGCGTCCTGGTTGCCTTGCTGTTGCCCGCGGTACAGCAGGCCCGAGAAGCAGCTCGACGAATTCAGTGTTCCAACAATCTCAAGCAGATTGGTTTGGCCCTGCATAATTATCATGATACCTATCGCGCGTTTCCCGCGGGCTATCGCATCGATCATAATAATGGCGAAACGAGCCCTACCTACGGCTGGACAGTTGCCCTGCTGCCGTTCATCGAACAGGACAACCTTTACGAAGCCCTTAGTCCGCATCAGCCCCGCCCCTTGGCTGAAGTCTATGTAAGTGGAGCGTCCACGACCGACCGGCAATTGCTGCAAACTCGGATCGACGGGTATCGGTGTCCATCCGATGTCACTGCGGATCTCAATAATCTTTGTAAATTTGGCAATACGGCACATTTCGAGGTCGCCACCTCGAACTATGTGGCAATTGCCGGTGATGGATCAAATCCTACCGTCGATTTCTCGGTGACACCTGCCAAAGCCAGAGACTCACTGGGAATGTTCTGGGGAGACAGCTTTCTCTCGTTCCGAGATATGGTGGATGGTAGCTCGAACGTCGTTGTCGTTAGCGAACGAGATGGAGGGAAGGCCTCAGGTAACGGAACCTTCAAGGCGGCAGCATGGTTAGGCAACGGCCGTCAGAACTATAACTCGGATTATGCTGCAGCTCGGTGTTTGGCCCGTAGTTCCTTCGGAATTAATCGCGACTTCTACGCAATTAGTTCGTCTGGGAATCAAGGGAAGGGAGTTTCCAGCTTGCACCCAGGCGGTGTTCAGGTGGTTATGGGAGATGGGTCGGTCAACTTTATGGCCGAGACGGTCAACATTTCGACTGTTTTCAATCCCCTATGCCGTCGAGCTGACGGAGCCGTCGTCGGCGATTATTAA